TGTCCTTCAGGGGTGTCCCTGACTATTCTGATTTGCCCTCTTTTCTGTTTGTATAGGTGTAGTCGGGGCACTGCCTACAGAGCAGGTCCTGCCAGCCTCGCTGGAGAGGATGCCCCCGTGTCAGTGATGGGCTGTGGGACAAGCAAGGTCCTTCCTGAGCCACCCAAGGATGTCCAGCTGGATCTGGTCAAGAAAGTGGAGCCCTTCAGTGGCACTAAGAATGATGTATACAAGCACTTCATCACAGAGGTGGACAGTGTTGGCCCTCTCAAAGCTGGCTTCCCAGCTACTAGTCAGTAtgcacctccctgccctggtgtTCCCAATACTGGCCACACAGCGCCTCCTTCAGAACCACCACGAAGGGCCAGGGTGGCAAAGTACAGGGCCAAATTTGACCCACGAGTGACAGCTAAGTATGATATAAAGGCCCTAATTGGGCGAGGCAGCTTTAGCCGAGTGGTACGTGTGGAGCACCGGGCAACCCGACAGCCATATGCTATCAAGATGATAGAGACCAAGTACCGAGAAGGGCGGGAGGTGTGTGAGTCCGAGCTCCGAGTGCTGCGCCGGGTGCGCCACGCCAACATCATCCAGCTGGTAGAAGTGTTTGAGACACAGGAGCGTGTATATATGGTGATGGAGCTGGCCACTGGCGGTGAGCTCTTTGACCGGATTATTGCCAAGGGTTCTTTCACTGAACGAGATGCCACAAGAGTGCTTCAAATGGTACTGGATGGTGTCCGGTATCTTCATGCCCTTGGCATTACACACCGAGACCTCAAGCCTGAGAATCTCCTTTACTACCACCCAGGCACTGACTCCAAGATCATCATCACTGACTTTGGCTTGGCCAGTGCCCGGAAGAAAGGTGACGACTGCCTGATGAAGACCACGTGCGGCACACCTGAGTACATTGCTCCTGAGGTTCTGGTGCGAAAACCCTACACCAATTCCGTGGATATGTGGGCACTGGGTGTCATTGCCTACATCCTGCTCAGCGGCACCATGCCCTTTGAGGATGACAACCGCACCCGGCTATACCGGCAGATCCTCAGGGGCAAATACAGTTATCTGGGGGAGGTGAGTTTGTCTTGCCTTTGTTCCAGGGATGTTAGGAAGACCCCTCAGAGGGAAGGTATAACCTGAAGCTCCTGGTCAGAGGGGCCTGCTCTGAGAGTCATGCTCTTAGGGGCCGAGCAGATAGCATAGAGGTGACAGACTAGCAAAGGTTTTCAGTTTGCATTCTCCTAAATGTAAGCCTTGAGGTGGGGACCTGGGAGCAGAAACCTTATGAGGGAGGTTGTTAAGTAGAGGAAGGGGGAATGACCCACAAAAAGGTAAATCTAATGAACAAGTATATTAAGAGATGggctggccagcctgggctacatagcaagtgccAAGCCAGTTagtgcttgtcttagttagggttttactactgtaaacagacaccatgaccaaggcaattctttttttttttttttttttttttttttttggtttttcaagacagggtttctctgtgtagctctggctgtcctggaactcactttgtagaccaggctaggcttgaactcagaaatctgcccgcctctgcctcctaagtgctgggattaaaggcatgcaccagcactgccctgccaaaggcaactcttttttttttttttaagatttatttatttattctatgtaagtacactgtagctgtcttcagacactccagaagagggcatcagatttcattacggatggttgtgaagccaccatgtggttgctgggatttgaactctggaccttcagaagagcagtcggcgctcttaaccattgagccatctcgccagcccccaaaggcaactcttataagaacaaaatttagcccggcatggtggtgcacgcctttaatcccagcacttgggaggcagaggcaggcggatttctgagttcgaggccaacctggtctacaaagtgagttccaggacagccaggactgtacagagaaaccctgtctcgaaaaaaaaaaacaaaaacaaaaacaaaaaaacaaaacaaaacaaaatttaattggagctggcttacaggttcagagattcagtccattatcatcaaagtgggaacatgtcagcatccaggcaggcgtggtgcaagaggaactgagggttctacatcttaatctgaaggctgctatcagAATATTggcctccaggcagctaggatgagggtcttaaagcccacactcagtATAACACACCTAGTCTaagagggccacaccttctaatagtgccactccctgggctgagcatatacaaaccaccacagtgctatatagtgagacctgtctcggaacaaaacaaaaaaggggctGGGGCAATGGATCAGCTAGTTGTGTGCTTGCCACATAAGCacagggtcctgagttcagatatcCAAAACTCATATAAAAGAGTTAGATGCATGTGCTgtatcctagcactggggaggcagtgaCAGGAGAACCCCTCTAGCCAAATTGCCTTGTTCCAGATTCAttgagagaccctctctcaaaaaaatagGGTGGGGAATGATAAAGGAAATCATCCTCTGGCCTGACACACActcgtgcgtgcgtgcgtgcgtgcgtgcttgcgtgagtgtgtgtatgtgtgtgtatacctgtactCAAGCACAAGAACACATGTATATCcataaatcacacacatacaagtgaCTGCCACTGGTACTTAGTCCTATTTTCAAGCTTATAAATGATTATGTGGAATATGTCACAGAAATGTGTCACTGAAGAGCAAGTATGTTGTATGTATTTAAGGGTAATGCTTATCTATCTTAAGAGTTAAGAATTTCTTTTGGCAGGGTGAGggttggaaagatgactcagtgtttcAGAGTGCAtacttcttgcagaggacctgggttcagtccccagctccCACATTGGTCAGCTTACAACCATTTACGTAActagctccagggatccacctccATGGGCAGTGTCACAGCCATGTGCATACctctgcacaaacacacacacacacacacacacgcatgtgcataaTTAACAAATAAAACAGCTTTAGTATTTCTTTTTGGCATTAAATTCCTTGTTTTTTGTCTATCTTGAATATTAATGCGTACTTGAGAGAACCCTCAAGTAGGCAGAGAGATGCAGGCCCTGGCAGTGGGAAGCTGTGACTCGGCCTGGTAGCTACTACAAGTGAGCTCAGAGATGGATGTGGGGTAGGGCTTCTCCAGTACCTGTTACATTGGGTACCACATAAGCTAGGATGTATATGCCTATCCCAGGAACAGTTTCTTACCTCTATTCAGTTTTGCTGTATAACATTAAGGGCCCCATatatccacattttaaaaaaaattcttttgatttttttacaaaaaaagagaaactagATCTAATCttaagatattaaaattaatttacttttgttttgagacagtctcatgaaGCCCAGACTAACTTCACACTCAGTATATAACGAAGACTAGCCTTCaacttttttatgtttttgtttttctagacagggtttctcagtgtaacagatctgcctgtcctggacttgtgtagaccaggctggcctcaaactcacagagatcctcctgcctctgcctcctcagtgctgggattaaaggcacgtgccaccatggctggctctgcctgtgtcttttttcttttttttttttttcttttctttttttagatttatttattattatacacaagtacactgtagctgtcttcagacacaccagaagagggcatcagatctcattacgggtggttgtgagtcaccatgtggttgctgggatttgaactcaggacctttggaagagcagtcagtgctcttactcactgagccatctctccagcccctctgcctgTGTCTTAAATGCTGGTATATTCACCTCCATGCCCAGCTTTAGTTCACATATTTAAATAGTAAGGTCAGCAAATGCTAACCTGTGTGCCAGATTCGAATAGCAAGCCATCAAGTTTGAATATCTAGGCTCATGGATACTTCTAATACTGAAAATAATTATCAGATGTTAGCATTGCTGATTGCTAAAGGAAGGTGCAGATATATAAATTTGCAAATAtataaatttgtatattttaagtgaATGGTTGTATAATCCAAAAAAGTTGACTCTCACATATCTGTGGTGGGCTAGTACTAAACAGGAGTGTAGGATGCCCCAGGTCAGCCCGAGAGTCCTGTAGAGGCACCTAGAAAGTTCTGTGGCCTAGAGAGGAGGCTCAGGGACTATGTTAGCTTAGAGCTAGAGTATGAATGTCTGAAAGTTGAAAGGCTATTTATATTCCGAGTTTTGTATATTGCCAAGCTGTTGAGGGTCCCTCCAGATGACAGAGCAGTATGGAGCTCAACTAGAGGAGGGTGAAAGTGGAAAGACTTGAAAAATCTTTAAGTACACCCAAGAATTTCTGATTCTGGCAATTGTTGATCAAGCAGTTTATCTAATTGGAGCTTGCAGTCTTGCTTTACTGGCTGTTGATATCTGCACATGGGGAGAATAACAAATAAGTGGAATAGGGAATGGACTCAGGCTCCTGCTTCTACTGGAATCAAAGACTAGATAGAACCAGAGattctgtgctctgctctgctggaGTGATAGACCATAGTCTGGGCCCTCATTATGAGCATAGGAGCTGGGCATTACCCAGTTTTTGCCTCCACTAACCTCTAGTTGAAATGCATCAGTTCCCAGTTCAGAGTTAAATCCCTGGCAGAACCTGGACATATTTCTCTGCATATGGGTGCAAGGGAttaaattctggtcctctggaagaataaccAGTGCTGTTAGCCActaggccatctctctagctccccttAGGCTGTACTTTTCAAGGTACTTTTATGACAGTTGGTCACCTAAAGATGATTTGTCTGGGTGTTGCCCCTGGCTGAAGTAGCTTCCTTATTAGATTTTGTCCTCTGTCCTGGAGGCCTGTaatctacccccacccccacccccacccccatggagctctagctgtcctgtcctggaatctactgtgtagatcaggctggcctcacattcaGAAGTCTGCCAGGCTACCAGTTATTTTTTTATCCTACTGGTCACTGCCTACCCATAAGCATATCTGGGAAAAATATAAGAGACATGAAATCTGTTTCCTGAATACCAAGCTCTGTGGTAGCCTTGTTCCTTGCAGGATTTTTCCTCACAGCCTCTGAGAGGCTTACGGACTTGAGCAGAAGGCTCCTGCAGGAATAGACTCAGAGAAGGGAACCCAACTCACTGTGCTCCAGGGTAAATAGAACATTATTTGAGAGAATGGAGCAGAAGTGAAAGAGGCTACAGGCTTGTTTTGGGGAATGCTGTGCTGCTAAGGAGATCCCCAGCTTCCAGATAGGACAAATGCAGCAGAAAGTGTTATAGGAGATGGCTAATTAAGTGGGTGGTGTTAAAAGAGCCAGCTTGGATCTTGAGCTTGTTGGAGACAGATCATGGATTCTAGGTACTGGTTAGGAGAGTGGGGCTAATCCTAGCTCTCTGCAGGAGGAGCATTGGCTTTGAGGGCAGATCTAGAGAGGCTTCTCGACCACCCTCTATGACACAGAGAAAACTTTGCCTTCACATACCTGATTGGGCCCTGTGGTAGTAGTGTTCCACAGTTCTGACATTTTGATACTTCAATACAAAGTCCAGGCTCAGGCTGCACCCCACTTGTATGTACTGCAGGTCCCAGATGTTTGCTACAGTCACTCAGTATATAGTAAGGTTTTGCTCAAACTGTTCCATTTATTCTTGGTGTTGACTTTAGAAATTTAtcagctgggctggtgagatggctcagtgggtaagagtacccgactgctcttccgaaggtccgaagttcaaatcccagcaaacacaatgtggctcacaaccacctgtaatgagatctgatgccctcttctggtgtatctgaagacaactacagtgtacttacatataataaataaataaataaaaaataatgccaTTGAgcacttataaaatatttaaaaaaaaagaaatttatc
The Mus musculus strain C57BL/6J chromosome 8, GRCm38.p6 C57BL/6J genome window above contains:
- the Pskh1 gene encoding serine/threonine-protein kinase H1, producing the protein MGCGTSKVLPEPPKDVQLDLVKKVEPFSGTKNDVYKHFITEVDSVGPLKAGFPATSQYAPPCPGVPNTGHTAPPSEPPRRARVAKYRAKFDPRVTAKYDIKALIGRGSFSRVVRVEHRATRQPYAIKMIETKYREGREVCESELRVLRRVRHANIIQLVEVFETQERVYMVMELATGGELFDRIIAKGSFTERDATRVLQMVLDGVRYLHALGITHRDLKPENLLYYHPGTDSKIIITDFGLASARKKGDDCLMKTTCGTPEYIAPEVLVRKPYTNSVDMWALGVIAYILLSGTMPFEDDNRTRLYRQILRGKYSYLGEPWPSVSNLAKDFIDRLLTVDPGARMTALQALRHPWVVSMAASSSMKNLHRSISQNLLKRASSRCQSTKSSQSTRSSRSTRSNKSRRVRERELRELNLRYQQQYNG